The genomic DNA GATATCATGATCGAGCCGGATATCCTCATGTGGCAGATTCTCTTTCCGAAAGCGGGCCGCAAGCAGTTCAGGCCGGCATGGCACACAGGTTTCCAGCAAACCGGCTTTCCACCCTAAAAAACCGACAAGCGCCTGCGGTGCAACGCCTGCTTCACGCAGCCTGCGCAGTTCGAAGTGACCGTGACGCTTGGCCAGCCTTTCTCCCTCCGCATCAAGGACAAGGGGGACATGAATATATGCCGGCGGTTCGGCTCCTATGGCCTCATAAATAACAAGCTGCCGCGGCGTACAATGCAGAATATCACGCCCGCGGACGACCTGATTGACCTGCATTGCGGCATCATCCAGCACAACGGCAAACTGATATGCAAAAACTCCGTCAGACCGGCGGACAGGAAAATCCCCGCCCCATTCAGCAGGAGCATACCTCTGCCTGCCGTACACTGCATCCACAAAAGTCCGCGGCTTCTCCCCACAGCGCATACGCTGTGCAGGTGCCCGCCCGGAAGCTTCACGGTGCCGTTGCCCGGCTGCATCAAGGTTGCGGCATGTTCCCGGATAAACAGGAACATGCTCCCCCAGATGCGGAGCAGACGCCATGGACCGTAGTTCCTTACGGGTGCAGTAACACGGATACACTTTACCGCTGCGGATAAATTCATCAAGCACCTGACCGTAATACCCCAGCC from Oleidesulfovibrio alaskensis DSM 16109 includes the following:
- the gluQRS gene encoding tRNA glutamyl-Q(34) synthetase GluQRS produces the protein MGVRGRLAPSPTGYLHIGNAWAFLIAWLAVRAEGGSLVLRMEDIDPDRSRREFELGIVEDLKWLGLDWDEGPDSGGAFGPYRQSDRLGYYGQVLDEFIRSGKVYPCYCTRKELRSMASAPHLGEHVPVYPGTCRNLDAAGQRHREASGRAPAQRMRCGEKPRTFVDAVYGRQRYAPAEWGGDFPVRRSDGVFAYQFAVVLDDAAMQVNQVVRGRDILHCTPRQLVIYEAIGAEPPAYIHVPLVLDAEGERLAKRHGHFELRRLREAGVAPQALVGFLGWKAGLLETCVPCRPELLAARFRKENLPHEDIRLDHDILSLLAGISEQGSLA